From the genome of Amycolatopsis sp. NBC_01488, one region includes:
- a CDS encoding phytoene/squalene synthase family protein, with translation MNELDAAGILAPDLRAAYTECRRINAHHGRTFFLATRLLPARARPAAHTLYGFARMADELVDNPAPGSDPASELDRVGAMVDVVFDGGTPDDPVLVALADTVRRYGIDRGLFDAFLKSMRMDLAPVEYRTFAELGEYMYGSAAVIGLQMLPVFGTVGPLADATPGAIALGEAFQLTNFLRDVGEDLDRGRLYLPTRELAAFGVTRELLEERRPEPRIRAALAYFVARTRAVYRRAEAGVASLRPEARPCVRTALTLYEGILDEIVALDYDILTRRAVVPNSRRLVVALPPLATVWARETFRGGRRLRS, from the coding sequence GTGAACGAACTCGACGCCGCGGGCATCCTCGCGCCGGACCTGCGGGCCGCCTACACGGAGTGCCGCCGCATCAACGCCCACCACGGGCGCACGTTCTTCCTGGCCACCCGGCTGCTGCCGGCGCGGGCCCGGCCCGCGGCGCACACGCTCTACGGGTTCGCGCGGATGGCCGACGAACTGGTCGACAACCCCGCGCCCGGCAGCGATCCGGCGTCCGAGCTGGACCGCGTCGGGGCGATGGTCGACGTCGTCTTCGACGGCGGGACCCCGGACGATCCGGTGCTCGTGGCGCTGGCCGACACCGTGCGGCGCTACGGCATCGACCGGGGCCTGTTCGACGCGTTCCTGAAGTCGATGCGGATGGACCTGGCGCCGGTCGAGTACCGGACGTTCGCCGAGCTGGGTGAGTACATGTACGGCTCGGCCGCGGTGATCGGGCTGCAGATGCTGCCGGTGTTCGGCACGGTGGGGCCGCTCGCCGACGCCACGCCGGGGGCGATCGCGCTCGGTGAGGCGTTCCAGCTGACGAATTTCCTGCGCGACGTCGGCGAAGACCTCGACCGCGGCCGGCTGTACCTGCCGACGCGGGAGCTGGCCGCCTTCGGCGTCACCCGGGAGCTGCTCGAGGAGCGACGGCCGGAGCCGCGGATCCGCGCGGCACTGGCGTACTTCGTCGCGCGGACGCGGGCGGTGTACCGGCGGGCCGAAGCCGGGGTCGCGTCGCTGCGGCCGGAAGCGCGGCCGTGCGTGCGGACGGCGTTGACGCTGTACGAAGGGATCTTGGACGAGATCGTCGCGCTGGACTACGACATCCTGACCCGGCGCGCGGTGGTGCCGAACTCGCGCAGGCTGGTGGTCGCGCTACCCCCCTTGGCCACGGTGTGGGCGCGCGAGACGTTCCGGGGCGGTCGTAGGCTGCGATCATGA
- a CDS encoding LLM class F420-dependent oxidoreductase, with product MTERRIRIGLQLQPQHADYDTIRRTASAAEDLGADIVFNWDHFYPLYGEPEGKHFECWTMLGAWAESTSRVEIGALVTCNSYRNPELLADMARTVDHISGGRLILGIGSGWFEKDYDEYGYEFGTAGGRLDDLAESLPRIESRLGKLNPAPTRKIPVLIGGGGEKKTLKLVAKHGDIWHGFGDPEVVERKVKILDQHCADVGRDPAEIERSCGVQGEPDELGPKLLSLGVTTFTVGVGGPDYDLGALEKWLAWREKTNA from the coding sequence ATGACCGAACGACGCATCCGGATCGGCCTGCAGCTCCAGCCGCAGCACGCCGACTACGACACCATCCGGCGCACCGCCTCGGCCGCCGAGGACCTCGGTGCCGACATCGTCTTCAACTGGGACCACTTCTACCCGCTGTACGGCGAGCCCGAGGGCAAGCACTTCGAGTGCTGGACCATGCTCGGCGCGTGGGCGGAGTCGACGTCGCGGGTGGAGATCGGCGCGCTGGTGACCTGCAACAGCTACCGCAACCCCGAGCTGCTGGCCGACATGGCCCGCACGGTCGACCACATCTCCGGCGGCCGGCTCATCCTCGGCATCGGCTCCGGCTGGTTCGAGAAGGACTACGACGAGTACGGCTACGAGTTCGGCACCGCCGGCGGCCGCCTCGACGACCTGGCCGAGTCGCTGCCGCGCATCGAGTCGCGCCTCGGCAAGCTGAACCCGGCGCCGACGCGCAAGATCCCGGTTCTCATCGGCGGCGGCGGTGAGAAGAAGACGCTGAAGCTGGTGGCCAAGCACGGCGACATCTGGCACGGCTTCGGCGACCCGGAGGTCGTCGAGCGCAAGGTGAAGATCCTCGACCAGCACTGCGCGGACGTCGGCCGCGACCCGGCGGAGATCGAGCGGTCGTGCGGCGTCCAGGGCGAGCCGGACGAGCTGGGCCCGAAGCTCCTGAGCCTGGGCGTCACCACGTTCACGGTCGGCGTGGGCGGCCCGGACTACGACCTGGGCGCGCTCGAGAAGTGGCTCGCCTGGCGCGAGAAGACCAACGCCTGA
- a CDS encoding CGNR zinc finger domain-containing protein has translation MTLPHRDSVQRAVDLLDVLLSDADPSAVVRVLRAHGEPDVHLSPSDIAELRAAAVSLREVFAAPDVASAASVLNALFAAYAGPPRLTDHEEGYGWHLHLDAADDGPWGAWLVTSSALGLAALLAERQDVPGGLCASPSCGKPFAHTGGGSPRRFCSSRCATRERVAAHRAQK, from the coding sequence ATGACCCTTCCGCACCGGGATTCCGTGCAGCGCGCGGTCGACCTGCTGGATGTCTTGCTTTCCGACGCCGATCCTTCGGCGGTCGTTCGCGTCTTGCGCGCACACGGCGAGCCGGACGTCCACCTCTCGCCTTCGGACATCGCCGAGCTGCGGGCGGCGGCGGTTTCGCTGCGCGAAGTGTTCGCGGCGCCTGACGTCGCTTCGGCGGCTTCGGTGCTCAACGCGTTGTTCGCGGCGTACGCGGGCCCACCGCGCCTGACGGACCACGAAGAGGGCTACGGCTGGCACCTGCACCTCGACGCGGCCGACGACGGCCCGTGGGGAGCGTGGCTGGTGACGTCGTCGGCGCTGGGGCTGGCGGCGCTGCTGGCGGAGCGGCAGGACGTGCCGGGCGGGCTGTGCGCGTCACCGTCGTGCGGGAAGCCGTTCGCCCACACCGGCGGCGGCAGTCCGCGACGGTTTTGCTCGTCCCGGTGCGCGACGCGGGAACGAGTCGCCGCGCACCGGGCGCAAAAGTAG
- a CDS encoding Rv2175c family DNA-binding protein: MSGIPVADDVLDTAIAVLPLGEVANVLGTSANKVRQMLRDGQLIAFKRDGDLCVPSAFFVKDGVVKGLAGTITVLADSGFSRTEMLRWLFETDESLPGSTPINALRTSHGTEVKRRAQAMAF; the protein is encoded by the coding sequence GTGAGTGGGATTCCTGTCGCCGACGACGTCCTCGACACCGCCATCGCGGTCCTCCCGCTGGGCGAGGTGGCGAACGTCCTCGGGACCTCGGCCAACAAGGTCCGTCAGATGCTGCGCGACGGGCAGCTGATCGCCTTCAAGCGCGACGGCGACCTGTGCGTGCCCAGCGCCTTCTTCGTCAAGGACGGGGTCGTGAAGGGGCTGGCCGGGACGATCACGGTGCTCGCCGACTCCGGCTTCTCCCGGACGGAGATGCTGCGGTGGCTCTTCGAGACCGACGAGAGCCTGCCGGGCAGCACCCCGATCAACGCCCTGCGCACCAGCCACGGCACCGAGGTGAAGCGGCGCGCGCAGGCGATGGCGTTCTGA
- the pknB gene encoding Stk1 family PASTA domain-containing Ser/Thr kinase, whose protein sequence is MTRTQPSLAGTLLERRYRVDRLLAHGGMSSVYRGTDTRLDRPVAIKIMDPRFADDRSFVDRFVREAQSAAQLHHPNVVAVHDQGFDLPQGAESGLAFLVMELVDGGTLRDLLDDQGPLDVALALSVAEPVLSALAAAHRAGLVHRDVKPENVLIGRSGPHTGGVVKVADFGLVRAVASAGTTSSSVILGTVAYLSPEQVETGAASARGDVYSAGILLYEMLTGQVPYTGDTAISVAYRHVNDDVPRPSELRPDLPPALDELIIRATRRDPELRPADAGEFLTELTAVRAQLGLLPVTVPVPVSHGQGDLADTERTLPRIPLVPDTQQTMPVHRPNATRALSHPGTPPPGITQQIPPVARRRGERAPEKPKDNRKRIAVIAAAVLLFGGLITAFVFMLTDTGGAKTATVPHLVGLNQAAAGDALRAVKLNPQFSQQYDNSVPSNTVLRAEPAEGTPLAPNSTVSVVLSKGRPIVPDVRPGTALPDAEQAIKTAQLTPVRGTDDFDSDVPQGAVIRTEPSAGSQLNIGGQVTIIVSKGPIPLPPVPDVTGRSKDDAFQLLQQAGFEPFQAGEEFTQNVPGGAVTRTDPPANAQAKEKRIGVFVNNAVQVPDVRFRSFDDAQKILEQAGLKADRDGKGGGRGGGGGFDFVFQQDPQPGTFVAKGSKVKLKGFGG, encoded by the coding sequence GTGACTCGCACCCAACCCAGCCTGGCCGGCACGCTCCTCGAGCGCCGCTACCGGGTGGACCGGCTGCTCGCCCACGGGGGGATGTCTTCCGTCTACCGGGGGACGGACACCCGGCTGGACCGTCCGGTCGCGATCAAGATCATGGACCCGCGCTTCGCCGACGACCGGTCGTTCGTGGACCGGTTCGTGCGCGAGGCGCAGTCGGCGGCGCAACTGCATCACCCGAACGTGGTGGCAGTGCACGACCAGGGCTTCGACCTGCCCCAGGGCGCGGAGTCCGGCCTCGCCTTCCTGGTGATGGAGCTGGTGGACGGCGGCACGCTGCGCGACCTGCTGGACGACCAGGGCCCCCTGGACGTCGCGCTCGCGCTGAGCGTCGCCGAGCCGGTGCTCTCGGCGCTGGCCGCCGCGCACCGCGCCGGGCTGGTGCACCGGGACGTCAAGCCGGAGAACGTGCTGATCGGCCGGTCCGGGCCGCACACCGGCGGCGTCGTGAAGGTCGCCGACTTCGGCCTCGTGCGGGCCGTGGCGAGCGCGGGCACGACCAGCTCGAGCGTCATCCTCGGCACGGTCGCCTACCTGTCGCCGGAGCAGGTCGAGACCGGCGCGGCGTCCGCGCGCGGCGACGTCTACTCGGCGGGCATCCTGCTCTACGAGATGCTGACCGGGCAGGTGCCCTACACCGGCGACACCGCGATCTCGGTGGCCTACCGGCACGTGAACGACGACGTCCCGCGGCCGAGCGAGCTGCGCCCGGACCTGCCGCCCGCGCTGGACGAGCTGATCATCCGCGCGACCCGGCGCGACCCGGAGCTGCGGCCCGCCGACGCCGGGGAGTTCCTGACCGAGCTGACCGCGGTGCGCGCGCAGCTGGGCCTGCTGCCGGTGACCGTGCCGGTCCCGGTCTCGCACGGCCAGGGCGACCTCGCCGACACCGAGCGCACGCTGCCGCGGATCCCGCTGGTGCCCGACACCCAGCAGACGATGCCGGTGCACCGCCCCAACGCGACGCGGGCGCTGAGCCACCCCGGTACCCCGCCCCCGGGCATCACCCAGCAGATCCCGCCGGTGGCCCGGCGCCGGGGCGAGCGGGCGCCGGAGAAGCCGAAGGACAACCGGAAGCGGATCGCCGTCATCGCCGCGGCGGTGCTGCTGTTCGGCGGCCTGATCACGGCGTTCGTCTTCATGCTCACCGACACCGGCGGCGCCAAGACGGCGACCGTGCCGCACCTCGTCGGGCTGAACCAGGCCGCGGCGGGCGACGCGCTGCGCGCGGTGAAGCTGAACCCGCAGTTCAGCCAGCAGTACGACAACTCGGTGCCGTCGAACACCGTGCTGCGTGCCGAGCCCGCCGAGGGCACGCCGCTGGCGCCGAACTCGACGGTGTCGGTCGTGCTGTCGAAGGGCCGCCCGATCGTGCCGGACGTCCGGCCGGGCACCGCGCTGCCCGACGCCGAGCAGGCGATCAAGACCGCCCAGCTGACCCCGGTGCGCGGCACCGACGACTTCGACTCCGACGTCCCGCAGGGCGCGGTGATCCGCACCGAGCCGTCCGCGGGCAGCCAGCTGAACATCGGCGGCCAGGTCACGATCATCGTGTCGAAGGGGCCGATCCCGCTGCCGCCGGTCCCGGACGTCACCGGGCGGAGCAAGGACGACGCGTTCCAGCTGCTGCAGCAGGCCGGGTTCGAGCCGTTCCAGGCGGGCGAGGAGTTCACCCAGAACGTCCCGGGCGGGGCCGTCACCCGGACCGACCCGCCGGCCAACGCGCAGGCGAAGGAAAAGCGGATCGGCGTCTTCGTCAACAACGCCGTGCAGGTGCCGGACGTGCGGTTCCGCTCGTTCGACGACGCGCAGAAGATCCTCGAGCAGGCCGGGCTGAAGGCCGACCGCGACGGCAAGGGCGGCGGCCGCGGCGGGGGCGGCGGGTTCGACTTCGTCTTCCAGCAGGACCCGCAGCCGGGCACGTTCGTGGCGAAGGGCAGCAAGGTCAAGCTGAAGGGCTTCGGGGGATGA
- a CDS encoding SPFH domain-containing protein, producing MSLVQILLLSAGGLVVALLVIFGILRLLYKVAEPNEALIISGLGVRVDRADTADSLGFKIITGRGVNVLPGFQTARRLSLDTRGVNLQVSCVTKQGLPVTVRAVVIYKVGDDFASIANAARRFLDQQKGMNDTIHELFSGHLRSIVGGLTLEDMIHNREALTGEVRQSSANEMIKLGLIVDSLQIQEIDDETGYILNLGKPHAAAVAASARIAEARSDQEAAEAEQIAAAKKAAAVRESQIHQAGYQAEVDEARAKASQAGPLAEASARQEVVVQETRAAELEAALAEQRLQSQVRKPADAKAYDTRTAADAARDASIAKAQAEARETELRAAADATRVKTAAEAEAQATKIRAEVAAGATRATGLAEAEAAKARGMAEAEATKARGLAEAEAARAKGLAEADAIKARAAALAENQEAVVAQQLAERWPEIVEAGASAFGNIDHMVVLNGADGMSDMFAKALSLGGTGLGLARQLMDAMGKPPSTELEKQAQANGELKLSD from the coding sequence ATGAGTCTCGTGCAAATCCTGCTGCTTTCCGCCGGGGGACTCGTCGTCGCGCTGCTGGTGATCTTCGGGATCCTGCGGCTGCTGTACAAGGTCGCGGAACCGAACGAAGCCCTGATCATCTCCGGGCTCGGCGTCCGGGTCGACCGCGCGGACACCGCGGACAGCCTGGGCTTCAAGATCATCACCGGCCGCGGCGTGAACGTCCTGCCCGGCTTCCAGACCGCGCGACGGCTGTCGCTGGACACCCGCGGCGTCAACCTGCAGGTCTCCTGCGTGACGAAGCAGGGGCTGCCGGTCACCGTGCGGGCCGTCGTGATCTACAAGGTCGGCGACGACTTCGCGTCGATCGCCAACGCCGCCCGCCGGTTCCTGGACCAGCAGAAGGGCATGAACGACACGATCCACGAGCTGTTCTCCGGCCACCTGCGCTCGATCGTGGGCGGGCTGACCCTCGAGGACATGATCCACAACCGCGAGGCGTTGACCGGCGAGGTCCGGCAGTCCTCGGCGAACGAGATGATCAAGCTGGGACTGATCGTCGACTCGCTGCAGATCCAGGAGATCGACGACGAGACCGGCTACATCCTGAACCTCGGCAAGCCGCACGCCGCCGCAGTCGCCGCGTCGGCGCGCATCGCCGAGGCGCGAAGCGATCAGGAGGCCGCCGAGGCCGAGCAGATCGCCGCCGCGAAGAAGGCGGCCGCGGTCCGCGAGAGCCAGATCCACCAGGCCGGCTACCAGGCCGAGGTGGACGAAGCGCGCGCCAAGGCGAGCCAGGCCGGGCCGCTGGCCGAGGCGTCCGCGCGCCAGGAGGTCGTCGTCCAGGAGACGCGGGCGGCCGAACTGGAAGCGGCGCTGGCCGAGCAGCGGCTGCAGTCGCAGGTCCGCAAGCCGGCCGACGCGAAGGCGTACGACACCCGCACGGCGGCCGACGCCGCCCGTGACGCTTCGATCGCCAAGGCCCAGGCCGAGGCGCGGGAGACCGAGCTGCGGGCCGCGGCGGACGCGACCCGCGTCAAGACCGCCGCCGAGGCGGAAGCACAGGCGACGAAGATCCGCGCCGAGGTCGCCGCGGGCGCCACCCGGGCGACCGGGCTGGCCGAGGCGGAGGCCGCGAAGGCCCGGGGCATGGCCGAAGCCGAGGCGACCAAGGCACGCGGTCTCGCGGAAGCCGAAGCGGCCCGCGCGAAGGGTCTCGCCGAAGCCGATGCCATCAAGGCGCGCGCCGCGGCGCTGGCGGAGAACCAGGAAGCCGTCGTCGCGCAGCAGCTGGCCGAGCGCTGGCCGGAGATCGTCGAGGCCGGCGCGAGCGCGTTCGGCAACATCGACCACATGGTCGTGCTCAACGGCGCCGACGGCATGTCGGACATGTTCGCCAAGGCGCTGTCGCTGGGCGGGACCGGTCTCGGCCTGGCCCGGCAGCTGATGGA